Proteins encoded in a region of the Caldisericum sp. genome:
- a CDS encoding carbohydrate kinase, with protein sequence MRDLSLGIDIGTTSTKGVVIDPNGNIVFEHSVQHDLISTQPNFAEEDPNVFLSNTYEILSLIHNAGLDKRIASVGVTGMVPTLIPVDSTLKPLRNSIQQNDARAIEEIEYYKSIINEEEYFKKTGNTINQQVIFPKWLWLKKHEEDVVKNTRWIMGSYDFVSTRLTGKVHVELNWALESGLLNIHTKEFDTEILNAVSIEKSLLPPIVKPTDIIGYTTKEVESITGFESGIPVIGGSADHIASTLAMGLLYEGDLLLKFGGAGDIMYVSDTLKVDRRLFIDFHDIENKYVLNGCMAASGSLVKWFMRNVVNENSFDKLTEEAYKSEIGARGIITLPYFLGEKTPIFDTKARGVLFGLQLHHTRGDIFRSILESIVYGFLHHVDVLNDLGLEIKRVFISEGGARNPLTREIAADSLGKELKYIKSNPGSSLGVAFLAGVSSNIFKDYSEIEKFLKDFEIIKPNKEKTPIYREYFALYKDLYKTLKPLFERLYEVQTKYNKGG encoded by the coding sequence ATGAGAGACCTTTCCTTAGGTATCGATATTGGAACAACATCAACAAAGGGTGTCGTAATTGACCCTAATGGTAACATTGTGTTTGAACATTCTGTTCAGCACGACCTTATAAGCACTCAGCCAAATTTTGCAGAGGAAGACCCAAATGTATTCTTAAGTAATACTTACGAAATCCTTTCTCTCATCCATAATGCAGGTCTTGACAAGAGGATTGCTTCCGTTGGTGTAACAGGTATGGTTCCAACACTAATCCCCGTTGATAGCACTTTAAAGCCTTTAAGAAATTCAATCCAGCAAAATGATGCAAGGGCTATTGAAGAAATTGAGTATTATAAATCAATAATTAACGAGGAAGAATACTTCAAGAAAACAGGCAATACAATAAACCAGCAGGTAATTTTCCCAAAGTGGCTCTGGCTTAAAAAGCACGAGGAAGATGTTGTAAAAAATACCCGCTGGATAATGGGCTCGTATGACTTTGTTTCAACAAGGCTTACAGGCAAAGTGCATGTTGAATTGAACTGGGCTCTTGAAAGTGGTCTTTTAAACATCCATACAAAAGAGTTTGATACAGAGATTCTCAATGCTGTTTCTATCGAAAAGTCGTTACTACCCCCGATTGTAAAGCCTACAGACATAATAGGATATACAACAAAAGAGGTTGAAAGTATTACAGGTTTTGAAAGTGGAATTCCTGTAATAGGGGGTTCAGCGGACCACATTGCTTCCACACTTGCAATGGGACTACTATACGAAGGGGACTTGCTTCTTAAGTTTGGAGGAGCAGGCGACATAATGTACGTCTCCGATACTCTCAAGGTTGACAGAAGGCTTTTTATTGATTTTCACGATATTGAAAATAAATATGTCCTCAACGGATGTATGGCTGCAAGTGGCTCTCTTGTTAAATGGTTTATGAGAAATGTAGTAAATGAAAATAGTTTTGACAAACTTACAGAAGAGGCATATAAAAGTGAGATTGGAGCAAGAGGAATCATAACATTGCCGTATTTTCTTGGAGAAAAGACCCCTATATTTGATACAAAAGCACGAGGTGTTTTGTTTGGGTTGCAACTACATCATACGAGGGGAGATATTTTTAGGTCAATCCTTGAAAGCATTGTCTATGGTTTTCTTCACCATGTTGATGTCCTGAATGATTTAGGGCTTGAGATAAAGAGGGTATTTATATCGGAAGGAGGAGCACGTAATCCGCTTACAAGAGAAATAGCAGCTGATTCACTTGGCAAGGAATTGAAATACATTAAGTCAAACCCAGGCTCATCATTGGGTGTTGCTTTTCTTGCTGGTGTCTCTTCAAATATTTTTAAGGATTATTCAGAAATTGAGAAATTCCTTAAGGATTTTGAGATTATAAAGCCAAACAAAGAGAAAACCCCTATTTACAGAGAGTATTTTGCCCTTTATAAGGATCTTTACAAAACTCTTAAGCCGCTTTTTGAGAGGTTGTACGAAGTACAAACAAAATATAACAAAGGAGGTTAA
- a CDS encoding BtpA/SgcQ family protein, with amino-acid sequence MFGKTKTIVGMAHFPPLPGSPLYDDTLGIDYLVDRIANDVNNLQEGGVDAIMFCNENDRPYKLDANYATAATMGFVIGKVSKDLKVPHGIDVLWDPFAAIALAKATKAQFVREILTGVYVSDMGFWNTSVGEVYRYKKLLDANGVKVFFNISAEFAYSLDRRPIEEIAKSVAFSSLADVILVSGPMTGAPPNIEMIERVKKNVSVPVFVNTGVNENNVEELLKVADGAIVGTYFKKDGITWNPVDKERVLRLMDKVNKLR; translated from the coding sequence ATGTTTGGAAAAACAAAAACAATAGTTGGAATGGCGCACTTCCCACCGCTTCCTGGTTCTCCTTTGTATGATGACACTCTCGGGATAGATTATCTTGTAGATAGGATCGCAAACGATGTAAACAATCTTCAGGAAGGCGGAGTCGATGCAATAATGTTCTGCAATGAAAACGACCGACCATACAAACTTGATGCAAACTATGCAACTGCTGCAACAATGGGATTTGTAATTGGAAAGGTTTCTAAAGACCTTAAAGTTCCACACGGTATTGATGTCCTATGGGATCCATTCGCTGCAATAGCGCTTGCTAAGGCAACAAAAGCACAGTTTGTCAGGGAAATCTTAACAGGTGTTTATGTATCTGATATGGGTTTCTGGAACACATCTGTTGGCGAGGTTTACAGATACAAGAAACTTTTAGATGCAAATGGAGTTAAAGTTTTCTTTAATATCTCCGCAGAATTTGCCTATTCTTTAGACAGGCGTCCTATTGAGGAGATTGCAAAAAGCGTTGCTTTCTCATCGCTTGCCGATGTTATTCTTGTTTCTGGACCAATGACCGGTGCTCCACCAAATATAGAAATGATTGAAAGGGTAAAGAAAAATGTCTCCGTCCCTGTTTTTGTTAACACTGGCGTAAATGAGAATAATGTTGAAGAACTTTTGAAGGTTGCAGATGGTGCAATCGTTGGCACATATTTCAAAAAAGATGGAATAACCTGGAATCCTGTAGATAAAGAAAGAGTCTTGAGGTTAATGGATAAAGTAAACAAACTACGATGA
- a CDS encoding phosphoenolpyruvate carboxylase: protein MRKIPRCMSTQHPDNVSLPFFAKGKELDGEDEVLEAFYVFSHLGCDEQMWDYEGKEGDDYVVKKLLSKYNYFFKENRLGKDVFLTLRVPNPEFETIERKILLETLESIPRSFDTAHTIYKDDIAPIFEVILPMTTSSKALERVYRYYTDFVVGKENKPIFDSDILVKDWVSEFYPKKINVIPLFEDFTHLINADSITEEFLKGKSDEYIRVFLARSDPAMNYGLIAAILAVKLALFKLWKLGNKIGVQIFPIVGVGPSPFRGNFTPKNVLRTANEYRSVYTYTVQSAFKYDYPVSDVRFAIEQIKSIVPAYPKEIDEKFVMDFFNNYTKVYFSHIENLAPVINKVANHIPSRRKRKLHIGLFGYSRENASIKLPRAITFTGSLYSIGVPPEILGLESLSDSEIENIKRYYENFEVDLKDSMQFSNPDTPFFPKNVLKVLEKLGIDYEINEEHKELTKAIVSTVLDLKNYNIDELILRASQIRKFIG from the coding sequence ATGAGAAAAATACCGAGATGTATGAGCACACAACATCCTGATAATGTATCCCTGCCGTTTTTTGCAAAGGGAAAGGAGCTTGACGGTGAGGATGAGGTCCTTGAGGCTTTCTATGTGTTCTCCCATCTTGGATGCGACGAGCAAATGTGGGACTACGAAGGAAAAGAAGGCGATGATTATGTTGTTAAGAAACTCCTTTCAAAATACAACTACTTTTTCAAAGAGAATAGACTTGGGAAAGATGTATTCCTCACGCTAAGAGTACCAAACCCTGAGTTTGAAACCATTGAAAGAAAAATTCTTCTTGAAACACTTGAAAGCATTCCACGCTCTTTTGATACAGCACATACGATTTACAAAGATGATATTGCTCCTATTTTTGAAGTTATCCTCCCAATGACAACATCATCTAAGGCGCTTGAAAGAGTTTACAGATACTATACGGATTTTGTTGTAGGAAAAGAAAACAAGCCAATTTTTGATTCAGATATATTAGTAAAGGATTGGGTATCAGAGTTTTATCCTAAGAAGATAAATGTTATCCCACTATTTGAAGATTTTACGCATCTTATAAATGCAGACTCAATAACGGAAGAGTTTCTAAAAGGAAAAAGTGATGAGTATATCCGTGTCTTCCTTGCTCGCTCCGATCCTGCAATGAATTATGGACTTATTGCAGCAATCCTTGCTGTAAAACTTGCGCTTTTCAAACTCTGGAAGCTTGGAAACAAAATCGGTGTTCAGATATTCCCTATTGTCGGTGTCGGTCCATCACCTTTTAGGGGTAATTTTACACCAAAAAATGTTTTGCGCACTGCAAACGAATACAGAAGCGTTTATACTTACACAGTCCAATCAGCATTCAAATATGACTATCCTGTTTCTGATGTGAGATTTGCAATAGAACAAATAAAAAGTATTGTTCCTGCGTACCCAAAGGAAATTGATGAAAAATTTGTTATGGACTTCTTCAACAACTACACAAAGGTCTACTTCAGCCATATTGAAAACCTTGCACCAGTCATAAACAAAGTTGCAAATCATATTCCTTCAAGAAGAAAAAGAAAACTCCATATAGGACTTTTTGGATACTCAAGAGAAAATGCATCAATTAAATTGCCAAGAGCAATAACATTCACAGGAAGCCTTTATTCTATAGGTGTCCCTCCAGAGATATTAGGGCTTGAAAGTTTAAGCGATAGTGAGATAGAAAATATAAAAAGGTATTACGAAAACTTCGAAGTCGATTTAAAGGATTCAATGCAATTTTCAAACCCCGACACGCCCTTCTTCCCGAAAAATGTATTAAAAGTGCTTGAAAAATTGGGAATAGATTACGAAATTAACGAAGAGCATAAAGAACTCACAAAAGCAATCGTTTCAACAGTTCTTGATCTTAAGAACTACAATATAGACGAACTAATCCTCCGTGCATCCCAGATAAGAAAATTCATAGGATAG